The genome window TGCTGATCCTCCTCGGTGAGCTGACGGGCATCGTGCTCGATCCGGTCCTGGTGGTCATGGTCCTCCTGATCGGGACCGGCGCTGCACTGATTGTCGGAGGCGTCCTCTCGATGAACCGGCGCCGGTGACATGGAACTCCGGTGACATAGAACTCCAGTGACATCCAACCGACGATACGAAAGCATGGACCAATGAACTCCTTCTTCAACGCCCTTCGCTCCTCACCCATCAAGCGGGCCCCCGGCGGCTGGTTCGGCGGCATCGCCGCGGGAATCGCCCTCAAGTTCGGCTGGTCGCCAATCCTGGTGCGTCTCGGTATCCTGATCAGCTTCGCGCTCCCCTTCATCGGGCTGCCGCTCTACATCGCGCTGTGGCTGCTGCTCCCCAAGACCGACGGCACCATCGCCCTCGAAAAGCTCGTCTCAGGCCGCTGATCCGACCCCCTCACCCAGTCAGTCAGGCAGTAAATCAGCCAGGGTGAGCCGCGTCACAATCAGGGTGGTTCGGGCCGTGTGTCTAGAATCATACGAGGCTCAAGGAAGCGCCCCACCAAAGTCATCCGTCCTCGACTGATTGGAGCGCACATGAAAATCGGAATCCTCACCAGTGGAGGCGACTGCCCCGGACTGAACGCGGTGATCCGCGGAGCCGTCCTCAAGGGCATCAAGACCGACGGCCTCGAGTTCGTAGGATTCCGTGACGGCTGGCGCGGCGTCGTGGACGGCGACATCATCGATCTTCCGCGACATGCCGTCCGCGGCATCTCCAAGCAGGGCGGAACCATTCTTGGGACCTCGCGCACCAATCCCTTCGAGGGCAACGGCGGCCCGGAGGCCATCAAGGCCAACCTCGACCGGCTCGGAATCGACGCGATCATCGCAATCGGCGGCGAAGGCACGCTGGCGGCGGCAAAGCGACTCACCGACGTGGGCCTGAAGATCGTGGGCGTTCCAAAGACCGTGGACAACGACCTCGACGCGACCGATTACACCTTCGGCTTCGACACCGCCGTCCAAATCGCCACCGAAGCCATCGACCGGCTGCGGACCACAGGCGAGTCGCACAGCCGCTGCATGGTGGCCGAGGTGATGGGCCGCCACGTCGGCTGGATCGCCCTGCACGCCGGAATGGCCTCGGGCGCCCACGCAATTCTCATCCCCGAGCAGCGCACCTCGATGGAGCAGATCTGCGAATGGGTCACGGAAGCCCGGGACCGTGGTCGCGCACCGCTCGTCGTGGTGGCGGAAGGTTTTGTTCCGGCTCATCTGGAGCAGGCCCATTCCGAGCGCGGACTCGACACCTTCGGCCGTCCCCGGCTTGGCGGCATTGCCGACCAACTGGCTCCCGAGATCGAGGCGCGCACGGGAATCGAGACCCGAGCCACCATCCTCGGCCATATTCAGCGCGGCGGCGTCCCTTCTGCCTTTGACCGCGTGCTGGCCACCCGGCTCGGCATGGCCGCCGTCGACTCCGTGATCGACGGGCTGTGGGGAACCATGGTCTCCCTGCACGGCACCGAGATCGCGCACGTGGGCTTCGAGGCAGCGCTGGGTAACCTCAAGCGCGTCCCGCAGCACCGCTACGACGAAGCCGCCATCCTGTTCGGCTGAATCAGCGGCTACATCGTCCGGAGGGCATCACTGCGAAGAAACCGGCACGAACGTGGTCGGCTAACGTTGTTGCATGGCTCTTGAGATGAATCTCGAGCCCGGAACCGTTTCGATCATCCAGTTGGCATGGTCAAGGCTGTTGGGGTTCGACGACGCCGCCATGGCCGCGGGTCACGGGCGGATCTACCGCGAGGACAGTACCGGCACCCTGCTCACCTTCGTCTCCTTGTTCGGCAATGAGGCGCTGGTGGGCCCCTCCTGGGCGCTGGATGCCGCGCGGAACCTTTCGGGCGAGGAGCTTGCCCGCCATTCAACCCTGCTGTCGCTGAGCCTTCCGCACGGAGGGCGTGCCCTGGGAGAAGCCTCCCTGTACTTCTGTGACACCCTTCCGTCATTTCCTCAGGAGGGCCCTCCTGTCAGCAGCGATCCCGAACATGTGCGCGCACTTGAGCGGCTCTGCCCTCCGGATGACGTTGCCGAAGTTCAGCTCAGCAGCATGGAGCAGAACTGTATCCTCGTGGACGACCGTTCGGATCCGCCCGCACCTCTGGCCGGTGCCGGCTATGACATCTGGGGCGGAATCCTTGCCCACGTCGTAGTGCTGACTGCCCCGGATGAACGACGCCGGGGCAGGGCCACCTATGCGGCTTCCGTGGCGGTGGAGGAGGCGATGGCGGCAGGCCTGATTCCGCAGTGGCGGGCGCGGGTGGGCAACGCGGCCTCGCAGCGGACGGCGCTGAGGGCAGGTTTTATCTACGCCGGGACGCAGACGTCAGTGGTCCTGGAGTCCCCCTGAGCAACAGCGGACCGGGCACGTGGTGCCCTTTTGTCCCTACGGGAACAGCGTCAGCATCTCCGCCCGGCCGAACATCTCAGCGGCTGCGCGGGCCGAGGGCGTCCCGGCATCGGGATCCGCACCACCCTCAAGCAGGGCCTCCACGACGTCCTCGTAACCCTTGAAGACAGCTCCGGCCAGCGGGGTCTGCCCGCGGTCATTGGCGGCGTTGACGTCGACGCCACGGGCCAGGAGGTCCCGCACCACCGCAGCATGACCGTTGTACGCGGCAAGCATCAGCAGGCTGTCACCCGCCGAGTTGGTCAGCGTGGGCGGGACACCCGCGTCGAGATAGCGGCCCAGCGTTGCGCCGTCGCCCTCGCGGGCAGCATCCATCAGTCGGTGCGCCAGCGCGATCGCAGCATCCGCCGAAGAATCCCCGCTGTCCTGTACGGTCACAGCCGTCCGCCTCTCATCAGTCCTGCGGGACGCCCAACCACCTGGCCGGCGTCCGTTGCAACGATCAACTCCTGCGCCGCCGCGTAGCGTTCGTCGCCGTCAACCACTTCCAGGGCAGCCTCCGGATCTACGCTCCGCTTGATCACCGCAAGCCCCACGGCACCCATCTCGTAGTGCTGACCGACAGACGTCAGCGTCCCCACGCTGCGTCCGCCAACGACGACGTCGCTCCCCCGCACGGGCAGCGTGTGCTGGCTGCCGTCCAACTGTAGAAAGACGAGCCTCCGCGGCGGGTGCCCGAGGTTATGCACCCGGGCGATGGTTTCCTGGCCCTTGTAGCATCCCTTCGCCAAATGCACGGCAGTGCGAAGGAGGTCCAGTTCGTGCGGGATGGTGCGTTCATCGGTTTCCGACCCCAGCCGCGGACGCCACGCCGCAATGCGCAGCGCTTCCGAGGCCATCACTCCGGCCAGCTGCAGCCCGTCGACAGCTTCCGCCAGCTCTACACGAGGAATTAGGTACTCCCGCCAGGGCCGCTCCCGGCCGGGATGCGAGCCGTCCGCGACCACGCTGTACGAATAGCCGCCCGTCCGCACGTTGGGCCAGGCGTCCTCCCAGGTGAGGTTCCCGGCGAACCGGTCCACCGGCGCAACCGAGCCGACCGTGGCCCACTCGCCGGTAACGTCCGCTACCTCGACGCGCAGCATGAACTTCATCCGATTGAGCCATTCAGCGAGCGGAGCTGCTTCCCAGGCCTCGGTCAGCAGCCAGGTGGTGGCGCCGTCGTCGACCACCTTGGGGCTGTATTCAATCCGCCCCTGCACCGTCAGAAGGAGGGTCTCGGTGGACTCACCCGGGACCAGGTTCAGAAGCAGCTGCGAGGAAAGCGTGTTCAGCCAGCTGAGGCGGTCCGGTCCCGACACGGTGACCACACCGCGATGGGAAAGGTCGACGACGGCTGAGCCGCGGGCGAGCAGCCGCTGCTCCCGCAGCGGGTCGCCATAGTGCGCGGCGACGCCCTGGTCAGGAGCGCCGGCTTCAACGGCTCCGGGCACGGCAAGGAGCGGGCTGGTGTAACTCATATTGTTGGCAACATTCCGGACCGTCGACGCTATTCCGGACGCTCAGGCACTCTTGCGAAGGATGGCGGAAGCATGCGGTTCAAGCGCATTGCCCTCGGCCGCAATGTCCCAGCGCCAGTAAAGGTCCCCGTTGACCAGGCCGAACAGCCGCGTTGCGGCGGAATAGTCCTTGGAGTGCTGTCCACGCATCACGAGGTCCGTGCTGAGCTGGATCTGGGGGCCTTTGATGGTCCCGTAGTACAGCTCAGCTATCCCGCCCGGATGAACGATGGTCGCCGTGATGTCGAAGCCGCCCGCATCGTTACGGAACTGCTCAACCTCGTCGGCGCTTTTGAGCGCGGGAACAATGTCCGCGGGAGACAGACCGGGCCCGACGTCGGCGTCGTTCAGTTTCCGGTCCAACGCCCAGAACCCGGTCTCCACAGACAGGGGACGAAGCGTGTTCCCGTCCTCGTCGGTGAGCCAGGTTTCAGCGGTGTACTGCACATACGGGAGCCCGTGCTGCGTGAAGCTTGCCCGCTGGAAGAAGTGCTCAGAGTCCGCGTTGCCCTCGCCGAGCCTGCCGGACCCTTCCCAGGTGCCAAGCAGCCAGGAGAGAGGGACCAGCTCAGGTGTCAGGTCTGTCGGAATCTCGAACGACATGGATCAGCGAAGGCTACTTCTGGCCCTTGTACAGGCGGGCGATAACGAGTGCGGCGAACCCGGCCATACCCAGTCCCGCGACGACCAGCAGCGAAATGAAGAAGATTTCCAGCGCAAGAATAGACATGCCCCCATCCTAACGCGCCGAAAGTGGCCACCAGTGAATGTGTCAGCTCAGCAGGAGCCGTTCCAGGAAGTAGACAAGGGCGCCCATCCCGAGCACCGGTGATACTCCGGCGGCAAGGGTGGCCACAGTGTTCAGCGGCTCATCCCGGCTGATTACCATGCGGCGTCCGGCCATCACGACTGCCCCGCAAACCGCGCCGATAACGGCAGCAGCGGCTCCCTGCACATCGGTGAACACCAGCGCGCAGAGTGGGCCGGCGAGCGCAGCCAGCGCCACGCCGAGGGGCGCGGCAAGCCGGTCCGGCAAGGGCAGGGCTGCCACTGCGATGGCCACGAGCACGCTGATGCCAGTGACAAGCGCCACACCCGATTGACCCGCATTGACGGTGAGGTTATCCGCACCGACCCAACCCGCTCCCAGGGCAATCAGGAGAACGCCGGAGCTTGCGCCGAGCGTTGACTCCAGCCGATGGCTCTGGCCGGTGCCGCGAATGAGCTGGATGAGGAAGATCCCGCCGACGCCGAGGGCCACCGCAATGGGAAGCCAGGTCAGCGCCGCTCCTGCGGGGGACAGATAAGCGGCGATACTCGCGGCCAGCGCGCTTAGCGCGATGGCGGTGGTCTGGCTCTTACGTGCTGGTACCCCCATGATGTGCGGCCAGCCGATGGCCGCAACCACCACAAGGACGGCAACAACAACGACGACGGCCGCCGGCGACACGTAGGAAGCCCCCACGATCGCCGCCAGGGCTCCTGCCGCAGCCAGTGCCGCCGTCAACATCCTCACCGAAGCAATACTGCCCTACGCCTGCGGGCGCCGTCGAAAGCCGGGTTGGGGCGCAATGTTACGAACCTCTCGCGAGCACCCTCGCTATACTGAGCAAATCCGTTGCCGACCTGCTGGAACGGTTAAAACTGTCCGGCACCCGGTCTCCGCTGCGCCCGCCCGATGATGCGCGTCCCAACCCCTGGAGGACAAATGCCGCACATCCTGATGCTGACCAACAGCCCGGGTTCGTCCGTGGACGTCCTCCCTGCCCTTGAACTGCTGAGCCACAAGGTGCACATCCTGCCAGCCGAACCTACGGCTCTGCTGGATACCGAGCCGTGCGACGTCGTCATCATCGACGCGCGGAAGGACCTTGTGGGTGCGCGGTCGCTGACCCAGCTGCTGCGTGCCACCGGTCTGAGCGCACCCCTGATGCTTGTCCTCACCGAGGGCGGCATGGCGGCGGTCGCAGCGAACTGGCTCGCCGACGACGTCGTCCTGGACTCGGCGGGACCGGCGGAGGTTGAAGCGCGCCTGAGGTTGGTGATCGCGCGGTCCACCACCGCCGCGGAGGAGGTCTCCAGCGAGATCCATGCCTCGGGAGTGGTCATCGACGAGGCCAGCTACACGGCGCGGGTTGGCGGTGAGCCGATGAACCTCACCTACAAGGAGTTCGAACTCCTCAAGTATCTCGCCCAGCACCCCGGCAGGGTCTTCACCCGAGACCAACTGCTGCACGAGGTCTGGGGCTACGACTACTACGGCGGCACGCGCACCGTGGACGTTCACGTCCGCCGTCTCCGGGCAAAGCTCGGACCTGACCATGAGCAGCTGATCGGCACAGTGCGGAACGTCGGTTACCGCTTCACCTTCACCCGGCAACCGGACGATTCCGCCGTGAACCAGCAGGCTTGAACAGCCCAAAACAAAGGCTCCCTCCCGCAGTGCGGAAGGGAGCCTTTTCTGTGGAGGACATACGGGTCGAACGTATCGCGGGCGCCCCACTGGCGCATCCCCCTCGCGCACCCATCGGAGGTCAGAGCCTCACCGGTGATCGAGCGCTTGAAAAGCCTACAACACACGGTCGACGCCGCCAAAACCCTCCCGGAACCGCAACCCCCGCGGCTACGCTTGAGCGCATGACCGCAGCGAACATTCCCACCTGGCCTATCCTCACCGTCGACGGAGCCCCGCGGCAGGGCATGCTGGAGGACATCATCGGCCTTGCCCAGGCTGCCGAGGACGCGGACGGCAATCCCCCGCTTTCGGAACAGACGCTGGTCAACCTGCGCGCGGCCCACCTCCATCCGAATTCGCTTCTCGTCCTGGCTACCTACGCCAGCGACGCGAGACTCGACAGCGATACTGACGCGGACGAGGAACTGGCGGGAGTCGCCGTCGTGAGCTTCCCCCGGGTCGAAGGGCATCCCGGGGTGCTGGAGCTGGTAGTGCGGCCCACCTACCGAAACCAGGGTGTGGGCAGCAGCCTGGTCCGGGCGCTGCAGGGCCATCAGCTGCCGGAGCTGAGGGCGTGGTCGCACGGCAACCATGCGGCCGCCGTCGAACTCGCCGCGAACGCCGGCTTCATTCCGGTCCGCGAGCTGTGGCGGATGCGGCAGACCCGGGCAGCGCTTGAGGCCTCGGTACCCGACATCGTGCTGCCCGCAGGCATGAAGCTGCGTTCATTCGAACCGGGGCACGACGAACAGGCGTGGCTGGATGCCAACGCGGCAGCCTTTGCACACCATCCCGAACAGGGCGAGACCACCCTTGAGGACCTCCAGGCCCGGATGGCGGAAGACTGGTTCGACCCTAAGGGCCTTATTCTCGCGGTCCGCGAATCGGACGACACGCTCCTGGGGTTCCACTGGACCAAAGTGCACCCCCGCAGCGGCAAGCACCCGGCGATCGGCGAGGTCTACGTGGTGGGCGTGACTCCCGCCGCGCAACGGACCGGACTGGGCAAGGCCTTGACCATCGCCGGCATCGAACACCTGCATTCACTGGGCTTGCAGGCCATCATGCTGTACGTGGACGCGGACAACACCGCGGCGGTG of Arthrobacter sp. JZ12 contains these proteins:
- a CDS encoding PspC domain-containing protein, giving the protein MNSFFNALRSSPIKRAPGGWFGGIAAGIALKFGWSPILVRLGILISFALPFIGLPLYIALWLLLPKTDGTIALEKLVSGR
- a CDS encoding folate-binding protein, with the protein product MSYTSPLLAVPGAVEAGAPDQGVAAHYGDPLREQRLLARGSAVVDLSHRGVVTVSGPDRLSWLNTLSSQLLLNLVPGESTETLLLTVQGRIEYSPKVVDDGATTWLLTEAWEAAPLAEWLNRMKFMLRVEVADVTGEWATVGSVAPVDRFAGNLTWEDAWPNVRTGGYSYSVVADGSHPGRERPWREYLIPRVELAEAVDGLQLAGVMASEALRIAAWRPRLGSETDERTIPHELDLLRTAVHLAKGCYKGQETIARVHNLGHPPRRLVFLQLDGSQHTLPVRGSDVVVGGRSVGTLTSVGQHYEMGAVGLAVIKRSVDPEAALEVVDGDERYAAAQELIVATDAGQVVGRPAGLMRGGRL
- a CDS encoding 6-phosphofructokinase, whose translation is MKIGILTSGGDCPGLNAVIRGAVLKGIKTDGLEFVGFRDGWRGVVDGDIIDLPRHAVRGISKQGGTILGTSRTNPFEGNGGPEAIKANLDRLGIDAIIAIGGEGTLAAAKRLTDVGLKIVGVPKTVDNDLDATDYTFGFDTAVQIATEAIDRLRTTGESHSRCMVAEVMGRHVGWIALHAGMASGAHAILIPEQRTSMEQICEWVTEARDRGRAPLVVVAEGFVPAHLEQAHSERGLDTFGRPRLGGIADQLAPEIEARTGIETRATILGHIQRGGVPSAFDRVLATRLGMAAVDSVIDGLWGTMVSLHGTEIAHVGFEAALGNLKRVPQHRYDEAAILFG
- the mshD gene encoding mycothiol synthase, which translates into the protein MTAANIPTWPILTVDGAPRQGMLEDIIGLAQAAEDADGNPPLSEQTLVNLRAAHLHPNSLLVLATYASDARLDSDTDADEELAGVAVVSFPRVEGHPGVLELVVRPTYRNQGVGSSLVRALQGHQLPELRAWSHGNHAAAVELAANAGFIPVRELWRMRQTRAALEASVPDIVLPAGMKLRSFEPGHDEQAWLDANAAAFAHHPEQGETTLEDLQARMAEDWFDPKGLILAVRESDDTLLGFHWTKVHPRSGKHPAIGEVYVVGVTPAAQRTGLGKALTIAGIEHLHSLGLQAIMLYVDADNTAAVSLYRSLGFTRWDVDVMYAPAGQAESPE
- a CDS encoding ankyrin repeat domain-containing protein; the protein is MDAAREGDGATLGRYLDAGVPPTLTNSAGDSLLMLAAYNGHAAVVRDLLARGVDVNAANDRGQTPLAGAVFKGYEDVVEALLEGGADPDAGTPSARAAAEMFGRAEMLTLFP
- a CDS encoding FABP family protein; this translates as MSFEIPTDLTPELVPLSWLLGTWEGSGRLGEGNADSEHFFQRASFTQHGLPYVQYTAETWLTDEDGNTLRPLSVETGFWALDRKLNDADVGPGLSPADIVPALKSADEVEQFRNDAGGFDITATIVHPGGIAELYYGTIKGPQIQLSTDLVMRGQHSKDYSAATRLFGLVNGDLYWRWDIAAEGNALEPHASAILRKSA
- a CDS encoding response regulator transcription factor translates to MPHILMLTNSPGSSVDVLPALELLSHKVHILPAEPTALLDTEPCDVVIIDARKDLVGARSLTQLLRATGLSAPLMLVLTEGGMAAVAANWLADDVVLDSAGPAEVEARLRLVIARSTTAAEEVSSEIHASGVVIDEASYTARVGGEPMNLTYKEFELLKYLAQHPGRVFTRDQLLHEVWGYDYYGGTRTVDVHVRRLRAKLGPDHEQLIGTVRNVGYRFTFTRQPDDSAVNQQA
- a CDS encoding GNAT family N-acetyltransferase; amino-acid sequence: MALEMNLEPGTVSIIQLAWSRLLGFDDAAMAAGHGRIYREDSTGTLLTFVSLFGNEALVGPSWALDAARNLSGEELARHSTLLSLSLPHGGRALGEASLYFCDTLPSFPQEGPPVSSDPEHVRALERLCPPDDVAEVQLSSMEQNCILVDDRSDPPAPLAGAGYDIWGGILAHVVVLTAPDERRRGRATYAASVAVEEAMAAGLIPQWRARVGNAASQRTALRAGFIYAGTQTSVVLESP